From one Planococcus citri chromosome 3, ihPlaCitr1.1, whole genome shotgun sequence genomic stretch:
- the eRF1 gene encoding eukaryotic peptide chain release factor subunit 1 isoform X1, translating into MSSEETTSDRNVEMWKIKKLIKSLELARGNGTSMISLIIPPKDQISRVSKMLADEYGTASNIKSRVNRLSVLGAITSVQQRLKLYTKVPPNGLVVYCGTIVTEEGKEKKVNIDFEPFKPINTSLYLCDNKFHTEALTALLADDNKFGFIVMDGNGALFGTLQGNTRDVLHKFTVDLPKKHGRGGQSALRFARLRMEKRHNYVRKVAEVATQLFVTNDKPNIAGLILAGSADFKTELSQSDMFDPRLQAKIIKLVDVSYGGENGFNQAIELASESLQNVKFIQEKKLIGRYFDEISQDTGKYCFGVDDTLKALELGAVEILICWENLDIQRYVLKNHSSGEEKILHLTPEQEKDKTHFNDKDSGAELELVENQPLLEWLANNYKNFGATLEIITDRSQEGSQFVRGFGGIGGLLRYKVDFQSLQCEEYDTLDDFNLDDY; encoded by the exons atgtCGAGCGAAGAAACCACAAGTGATAGGAATGTGGAGATGTGGAAAATCAAGAAACTGATTAAAAGTTTAGAGTTAGCCAGAGG GAATGGCACCAGTATGATATCATTGATAATTCCGCCAAAAGACCAGATTTCAAGAGTTAGTAAAATGCTCGCTGACGAATACGGAACTGCGTCGAATATTAAATCAAGAGTAAATAGATTGTCTGTACTGGGAGCTATCACATCAGTACAACAGAGATTGAAGCTGTACACTAAAG TTCCGCCCAACGGATTAGTTGTCTATTGTGGAACGATAGTCACCGAAGAAGGCAAAGAGAAGAAAGTTAACATAGATTTTGAACCCTTCAAACCTATAAATACCTCTTTGTACTTATGTGATAACAAA tttcataCGGAGGCGTTGACCGCCTTACTGGCCGACGACAATAAATTTGGATTCATCGTAATGGACGGTAACGGAGCTTTATTCGGCACCCTGCAGGGTAATACCAGAGATGTGCTGCACAAGTTTACGGTCGACTTACCGAAAAAACACGGTCGAGGAGGTCAATCAGCTTTACGTTTCGCTCGTTTACGTATGGAAAAGCGACACAATTATGTGAGAAAAGTAGCCGAGGTGGCAACCCAGTTGTTTGTCACGAACGATAAACCAAACATTGCCGGATTGATTTTAGCCGGTAGTGCCGATTTCAAAACCGAACTCAGCCAGTCCGATATGTTCGACCCG CGTTTACaagccaaaattatcaaattagtCGACGTATCGTACGGAGGCGAAAACGGTTTCAATCAAGCCATCGAATTAGCTTCAGAATCGCTGCAAAATGTAAAGTTTATTCAAGAAAAGAAATTGATAG GTCGTTATTTCGATGAAATAAGTCAAGACACCGGTAAATATTGTTTCGGCGTCGACGATACGTTGAAAGCGTTAGAATTAGGAGctgtagaaattttgatttgctGGGAAAATTTAGATATTCAACGATATGTATTAAAAAACCACAGTTCGGGCGAAGAGAAAATATTACACTTGACTCCCGAACAAGAGAAAGATAAAACGCATTTCAATGACAAAGAC TCAGGAGCAGAATTAGAATTAGTTGAGAATCAGCCGTTACTGGAATGGTTGGCTAACAATTATAAAAACTTTGGCGCCACATTAGAAATTATTACCGATCGATCTCAGGAAGGTTCACAATTCGTCAGAGGATTCGGAGGAATAGGAG gcTTACTGCGATATAAAGTAGATTTTCAGAGCTTACAATGCGAAGAGTACGACACACTCGATGATTTCAATTTGGATGATtactaa
- the eRF1 gene encoding eukaryotic peptide chain release factor subunit 1 isoform X2: MSSEETTSDRNVEMWKIKKLIKSLELARGNGTSMISLIIPPKDQISRVSKMLADEYGTASNIKSRVNRLSVLGAITSVQQRLKLYTKVPPNGLVVYCGTIVTEEGKEKKVNIDFEPFKPINTSLYLCDNKFHTEALTALLADDNKFGFIVMDGNGALFGTLQGNTRDVLHKFTVDLPKKHGRGGQSALRFARLRMEKRHNYVRKVAEVATQLFVTNDKPNIAGLILAGSADFKTELSQSDMFDPRLQAKIIKLVDVSYGGENGFNQAIELASESLQNVKFIQEKKLIGRYFDEISQDTGKYCFGVDDTLKALELGAVEILICWENLDIQRYVLKNHSSGEEKILHLTPEQEKDKTHFNDKDSGAELELVENQPLLEWLANNYKNFGATLEIITDRSQEGSQFVRGFGGIGGILRYKVDFQVLQVEDTFDEINLDDY; this comes from the exons atgtCGAGCGAAGAAACCACAAGTGATAGGAATGTGGAGATGTGGAAAATCAAGAAACTGATTAAAAGTTTAGAGTTAGCCAGAGG GAATGGCACCAGTATGATATCATTGATAATTCCGCCAAAAGACCAGATTTCAAGAGTTAGTAAAATGCTCGCTGACGAATACGGAACTGCGTCGAATATTAAATCAAGAGTAAATAGATTGTCTGTACTGGGAGCTATCACATCAGTACAACAGAGATTGAAGCTGTACACTAAAG TTCCGCCCAACGGATTAGTTGTCTATTGTGGAACGATAGTCACCGAAGAAGGCAAAGAGAAGAAAGTTAACATAGATTTTGAACCCTTCAAACCTATAAATACCTCTTTGTACTTATGTGATAACAAA tttcataCGGAGGCGTTGACCGCCTTACTGGCCGACGACAATAAATTTGGATTCATCGTAATGGACGGTAACGGAGCTTTATTCGGCACCCTGCAGGGTAATACCAGAGATGTGCTGCACAAGTTTACGGTCGACTTACCGAAAAAACACGGTCGAGGAGGTCAATCAGCTTTACGTTTCGCTCGTTTACGTATGGAAAAGCGACACAATTATGTGAGAAAAGTAGCCGAGGTGGCAACCCAGTTGTTTGTCACGAACGATAAACCAAACATTGCCGGATTGATTTTAGCCGGTAGTGCCGATTTCAAAACCGAACTCAGCCAGTCCGATATGTTCGACCCG CGTTTACaagccaaaattatcaaattagtCGACGTATCGTACGGAGGCGAAAACGGTTTCAATCAAGCCATCGAATTAGCTTCAGAATCGCTGCAAAATGTAAAGTTTATTCAAGAAAAGAAATTGATAG GTCGTTATTTCGATGAAATAAGTCAAGACACCGGTAAATATTGTTTCGGCGTCGACGATACGTTGAAAGCGTTAGAATTAGGAGctgtagaaattttgatttgctGGGAAAATTTAGATATTCAACGATATGTATTAAAAAACCACAGTTCGGGCGAAGAGAAAATATTACACTTGACTCCCGAACAAGAGAAAGATAAAACGCATTTCAATGACAAAGAC TCAGGAGCAGAATTAGAATTAGTTGAGAATCAGCCGTTACTGGAATGGTTGGCTAACAATTATAAAAACTTTGGCGCCACATTAGAAATTATTACCGATCGATCTCAGGAAGGTTCACAATTCGTCAGAGGATTCGGAGGAATAGGAG GAATTTTGCGTTataaagtcgattttcaagTACTTCAAGTGGAAGACACCTTTGATGAAATCAATCTAGACGATTATTAA
- the LOC135839617 gene encoding spindle and kinetochore-associated protein 1-like, protein MDISFVLTQVEDLSDALAILEGQYNDPDDEIEDKCMDLFTNLGAVKESMDALRNVFAKIKEQHQISLEKISELENLQKRSCYIRNNCPKVLNSTHVENNKTFCSSINDTATTQNTISPIPSSWSHLETPVAKSNSSSDKTKQEIQSVKCRSIAHVTEEEFDSVPKYMKGRLNVGALNKLIDCFNTVFKKKYDTVRQAKKTVKSKDMEYYCDWKREENTEPKGTFFITGKDLTTFGDTKLDKGMLNMITILRHLKRVKESRQVNGPVHYVLL, encoded by the exons atggACATCAGTTTTGTTTTGACTCAAGTTGAAGATTTATCCGATGCACTGGCAATTCTGGAAGGACAATACAACGATCCCGATGATGAAATTGAAGACAAGTGTATGGATTTGTTTACAAATCTCGGAGCAGTCAAGGAATCCATGGACGCGTTGCGAAAtgtgtttgcaaaaattaaagaaCAACATCAGATTTCGTTG GAGAAAATCAGCGAACTCGAGAATTTACAAAAGCGTAGTTGTTACATCCGAAATAACTGTCCGAAAGTGCTGAATTCTACTCATGTAGAAAACAACAAAACGTTCTGCAGC AGCATTAATGACACCGCCACCACTCAAAATACCATATCGCCGATTCCGAGCAGCTGGAGTCACTTGGAAACTCCTGTAGCCAAGTCCAATTCGAGCTCTGATAAAACGAAACAAGAAATTCAGAGCGTCAAATGTCGCAGTATAGCTCACGTTACTGAAGAAGAATTTGACTCCGTTCCCAA GTACATGAAAGGTCGATTAAATGTCGGAGCGTTGAACAAATTGATCGATTGTTTCAACactgttttcaagaaaaagtacGACACCGTCAGGCAAGCGAAAAAAACCGTAAAATCTAAAGATATGGAATACTACTGCGATTGgaaaagagaagaaaacacCGAGCCTAAAG gtacttttttcattaCCGGCAAGGATCTAACTACTTTTGGTGATACTAAATTAGATAAAGGTATGTTGAACATGATCACCATCCTGAGACATCTGAAGAGAGTTAAAGAGAGCCGCCAAGTCAACGGACCCGTACATTACGTATTACTATGA
- the mRpL9 gene encoding large ribosomal subunit protein bL9m yields the protein MIIRSCANKIIRSNASSAILSTNSIPGLMKIPHRTAWILKRRVEPPAVPRYVDAERANLEDLYHEYLEVEQTDDRPRVPIKVVLTQFVEDVGKRGQIVEVDPIDGYTEYILTGKALYATPRNIAKQKMLSESEIGKYSSVTAFKTMKMLRSMTLSVYLNMHEPWTIEPWHIRVMLRQRGFHVLDDSCIKLPDKLIKGPNLEWEGKDFVVTVTINNCEKADIRCRLRHWTRTYSEKIVLPPNHECVPSEPIFPEQKEILDKIPLPIWKEYESV from the exons ATGATCATCAGATCGTGCGCGAACAAAATTATACGCAGCAATGCAAGTTCAGCTATATTGTCGACTAATTCCATACCCGGCCTCATGAAAATACCGCATAGA ACTGCTTGGATATTAAAAAGACGGGTGGAACCTCCCGCAGTTCCCAGATATGTAGACGCGGAAAGAGCAAACCTAGAAGACCTTTATCACGAATACTTGGAAGTAGAACAAACCGACGACAGACCAAGAGTACCGATCAAAGTTGTCTTGACTCAGTTTGTTGAAG ATGTGGGCAAAAGAGGACAAATTGTTGAAGTAGATCCTATAGACGGTTACACGGAATACATTTTAACTGGTAAAGCTCTTTATGCGACTCCTCGTAACATTGCCAAACAAAAAATGCTGTCGGAAAGTGAAATCGGCAAATATTCTTCTGTGACTGCATTCAAA ACTATGAAGATGTTAAGAAGTATGACATTATCTGTGTATCTAAATATGCACGAACCGTGGACTATTGAACCGTGGCATATTCGAGTTATGTTGCGACAAAGAGGTTTTCACGTACTCGATGATAGTTGCATCAAGTTGCCGGATAAATTGATAAAAGGTCCTAACTTAGAATGGGAAGGAAAAGATTTCGTTGTCACCGTTACG ATAAATAACTGCGAGAAAGCTGATATTCGATGTAGATTACGTCATTGGACCAGAacttattcagaaaaaatcgttttgcCGCCGAACCACGAATGTGTACCTTCGGAGCCAATATTTCCCGAGCAGAAAGAAATTCTCGACAAGATACCTTTACCAATTTGGAAAGAATACGAGTCCGTTTAA
- the Hat1 gene encoding histone acetyltransferase type B catalytic subunit — protein MDDNLENGSSSDLDNEVEEKFLADGFDSEVEKKFVVDSNEALHFKLLRETNDLESEQNSFQPEMSHQVFGKTEKIFGYNDLKIELFYTAGWLRTYINMAYKEKISPSVIGLPADDVMKTLSTFLEHDYLENLDSFVSTLKDEVSFKPAGILIDSLSLSEENETSRKYEIYHVHLSNTDSKYFNDYYRRLQHFVIWYIDGASYVDFDDERWNYFIMYEKYLNENQDWCYGVVAFSTVYEYYAYPSHTRPRISQLLVLPPFQRRGLAVYLINSIYKHYLKNDSVIDITVEDPTENCQAVRDFLDMCRCEKLDCFAEDKLKSGFTVEMETELRTKFKIHKKQARRIYEILLLRAIDKSDENEYKKYRISVKKRLNAPFQKMGSMMRRMNYTFKPNEVEQAAVFQKPEIRYESLTRLYNELEDQYERVIERFENCVTKPVF, from the exons ATGGATGATAATTTAGAGAATGGTTCTTCGAGCGATCTTGACAACGAAGTGGAAGAAAAATTCCTCGCTGATGGCTTCGACAGTGaagtggagaaaaaatttgtcgtCGATAGCAACGAAGCACTTCATTTCAAATTAC TTCGTGAAACAAATGATTTGGAATCGGAGCAAAATTCGTTTCAGCCTGAGATGTCTCATCAAGTGTTTGGAAAAAC CGAGAAAATATTCGGATacaacgatttgaaaattgaattattctaTACCGCTGGTTGGCTTCGAACTTACATAAACATGGCGTACAAAGAGAAAATTTCCCCCAGCGTTATAGGTTTGCCG GCGGACGACGTGATGAAAACTCTATCCACATTCCTGGAACACGATTATTTAGAAAATCTCGATTCGTTTGTGTCCACTTTGAAGGATGAGGTATCGTTTAAACCGGCCGGTATTTTAATCGATTCGCTATCACTATCGGAAG AAAACGAAACGTCTAGGAAGTACGAAATTTATCACGTTCATTTATCCAACACCGATAGCAAGTACTTCAACGATTATTATCGTAGACTGCAGCATTTCGTAATTTGGTATATCGATGGAGCAAGCTACGTTGATTTCGACGATGAACGCTGGAATTATTTCATTAT GTACGAGAAGTATTTGAACGAAAATCAAGATTGGTGCTACGGTGTGGTAGCATTTAGTACGGTTTATGAATATTACGCGTATCCTAGTCACACGAGACCTCGCATTAGTCAACTGCTTGTTCTGCCGCCTTTTCAAAGGAGAGGACTCGCCGTGTATTTGATCAATTCTATTTATAAAcattacttgaaaaatgattccgTTATCGATATTACGG TCGAAGATCCTACTGAAAACTGTCAAGCGGTTCGAGATTTTTTGGATATGTGTAGATGCGAAAAGTTGGATTGTTTCGCCGAAGACAAGTTGAAAAGCGGATTTACTGTTGAAATGGAAACTGAATTGAgaacaaagtttaaaattcataaa AAACAAGCTCGCagaatttacgaaattttacttttacgAGCTATCGATAAATCCGATGAAAATGAATATAAGAAGTATCGTATCTCCGTCAAAAAACGACTCAATGCGCCATTTCAG AAAATGGGTTCTATGATGCGTAGAATGAATTACACGTTCAAACCTAATGAAGTAGAACAGGCGGCGGTATTTCAAAAGCCAGAAATTCGATACGAAAGTTTAACCAGATTGTATAACGAATTGGAAGATCAATACGAAAGAGTAATAGAACGATTTGAAAACTGTGTCACTAAACCTGTATTCTGA
- the LOC135839608 gene encoding uncharacterized protein LOC135839608 has protein sequence MLFESRRILLGFRIKLSFDAPLKKENSYIFVNLSKTPTIGDLSNAIKERFEIPQDIYIALNDCRLLNSEDNSVLIDVNEVRIVPCNDGKNNSASKTSQECGILRPNIPSAAGCLSLADNNNEVSEVDATLPAPISKPPQSKELIASTASVNEITNRKSRRYYSSVAETMKYLSQKFKLESESDSVSPNGVVTSGEDRKEEQSTAVDELETMQKGGESCQQNDNFCEKNDDGFVEKRKRKRKRKHSKKVERESNFGDVALDNQSVDSSKEAYADSLSSKSARTHIFFEGDNDESAEMKGNSMECDFSNDASFQTPSSNKKARKMEKNVVNVGTDVVDMGVIIDITRGGDIAEEKQALRSCSIESDVIPIAKSSESEMKSSRELKYSDSKVSLSNDHDVPSSTSAKQSITCDKVNDSESKSSSSDGFSCTVNAKINDRNNFQTRQVPSVTCDPLATLLMCKQLQCPVEYRVQYTHPNARSRSNSCTSVRSNKSSINARTCTVIDLTAAPSLDSVDQNTSKPIEDNECEVICQYKVAGGKILTRDSRGSWNILTEKEAALKLQPVDVPQENQSLVFQMLYLGADMCPTMSDLICGRVITFQKSIGRLTLNILPEFVENLQKSCGEDAGLPDELVHITENAYQISWMAVKNPRLLM, from the exons ATGCTGTTCGAAAGTCGTAGAATCTTACTTGGTTTTCGTATCAAATTGAGTTTCGATGCTCCTTTGAAGAAAGAGAATTCGTACATATTTGTCAATTTGTCGAAAACACCAACTATCGGCGATCTGTCGAACGCTATCAAAGAACGCTTTGAAATTCCTCAAGATATTTATATCGCGTTGAATGATTGCCGTTTGTTGAATTCCGAAGACAATTCGGTATTGATAGACGTTAACGAAGTGAG AATAGTACCGTGTAACGATGGAAAGAATAATTCTGCTTCGAAAACTTCTCAAGAATGTGGAATTCTTCGCCCCAACATACCATCTGCTGCAGGTTGCCTCTCATTGGCCGACAACAATAACGAAGTATCTGAAGTAGACGCAACGTTACCCGCGCCCATTTCAAAACCGCCACAAAGTAAAGAGCTGATCGCCAGTACAGCGAGTGTGAATGAAATAACCAATCGTAAATCTAGACGATATTATAGCAGTGTAGCCGAAACCATGAAATATCTTAGTCAGAAATTCAAACTCGAATCGGAAAGCGATTCCGTTTCACCGAACGGTGTAGTAACATCGGGCGAAGATCGTAAGGAAGAACAGAGTACCGCTGTCGATGAGTTAGAAACTATGCAAAAAGGAGGAGAATCGTGTCAGCAGAATGATaacttttgcgaaaaaaacgACGACGGTTTTGTGGAGAAGAGAAAGCgcaaacgaaaacgaaaacattCCAAAAAAGTG GAACGCGAATCTAATTTTGGCGACGTTGCCCTCGATAATCAGTCCGTCGATTCTAGCAAAGAAGCTTACGCCGATAGTTTATCAAGCAAATCTGCTCGTACGCATATATTTTTCGAAGGCGATAATGACGAAA GTGCTGAAATGAAAGGAAATTCGATGGAATGCGATTTCTCTAATGACGCATCTTTCCAAACACCCTCGTCCAATAAAAAAGCgcgaaagatggaaaaaaacgtCGTAAATGTTGGGACCGATGTCGTCGATATGGGCGTAATCATCGATATTACACGCGGCGGTGATATTGCGGAGGAAAAACAAGCGCTTCGTAGTTGTTCGATCGAGTCGGACGTTATTCCGATTGCCAAGTCCTCCGAATCGGAGATGAAATCGTCTCGCGAGCTGAAGTATTCCGATTCGAAGGTATCGCTATCCAACGACCACGATGTGCCCTCTTCAACTTCCGCTAAACAATCGATTACTTGTGATAAAGTCAACGATTCGGAATCAAAGTCATCGTCGAGTGACGGTTTTTCGTGTACGGTCAACGCGAAAATAAATGATCGGAATAACTTTCAAACGAGACAAGTTCCTAGCGTAACTTGCGATCCTTTGGCTACTTTATTGATGTGCAAGCAACTCCAATGCCCGGTTGAATACCGTGTACAATATACACATCCGAACGCGCGAAGCCGAAGTAACTCTTGCACATCCGTACGAAGTAACAAATCCAGCATTAATGCTCGTACATGCACTGTAATCGATCTAACTGCAGCGCCGTCACTCGATAGCGTCGACCAAAATACATCAAAACCTATCGAAGACAACGAATGCGAAGTAATTTGTCAATATAAAGTTGCCGGCGGCAAAATTCTGACGCGTGATTCCCGCGGATCGTGGAATATTCTCACCGAGAAAGAAGCTGCCTTGAAACTTCAACCTGTGGACGTGCCGCAAGAAAACCAAAGCTTGGTATTCCAG ATGTTATACTTGGGTGCTGATATGTGTCCGACCATGAGTGATTTAATATGCGGCAGAGTTATTACATTTCAGAAAAGTATCGGAAGATTgactttgaatattttacccGAATTCGTCGAAAATTTAC AGAAAAGTTGCGGAGAAGATGCTGGTTTACCCGACGAATTAGTTCATATTACAGAAAATGCTTATCAAATATCGTGGATGGCGGTGAAAAATCCCAGACTTCTAATGTAA
- the LOC135839609 gene encoding somatostatin receptor type 2-like: MSLQLNRLVVEMYRNETFLMNSSSSSSPSSLSYNATTYANVNATYLEACKNDMPKLYLFVQILYIIVCILGLFGNTLVIYVVLRFSKMQTVTNMYIVNLAIADECFLIGIPFLLITMHLQSWPFGDIACKFYMASTSINQFTSSIFLMIMSADRYVAVCHPITAPKIRTPFISKVVSVSAWSVSALLMVPVLIYSNTMNDENNVRSCNILWPDEENLSGHAAFTLYSFILGFAIPLLLIFVFYLLVIKKLRTVGPKNKSKEKKRSHRKVTKLVLTVITVYVCCWLPYWVTQVALIFTPAKQCQSKTTVSIFLITGCLSYSNSAMNPILYAFLSDNFKKSFLKACTCAAGKDVNATLHMENSVFPRKHRNNGSERMKTARGTTAIICHGGGGGGGGCCLDDEELGETGPLVSRAEHSTALTSRSNVTVTSDAKDSSSSVAKETEIRNGGMRMNVPPTQL; encoded by the coding sequence ATGTCTCTTCAGCTGAATCGACTCGTCGTGGAAATGTATCGAAACGAGACGTTTTTGAtgaattcgtcgtcgtcgtcgtcgccatcGTCGTTGAGCTACAACGCTACAACGTACGCCAACGTCAACGCCACGTACCTGGAAGCGTGCAAAAACGACATGCCCAAGCTGTATCTGTTCGTGCAAATCTTATACATAATCGTGTGCATTCTGGGACTGTTCGGCAACACTCTAGTCATTTACGTGGTGCTGAGGTTTTCGAAAATGCAAACCGTCACCAACATGTACATAGTGAATCTGGCGATCGCCGACGAATGCTTCCTGATCGGTATACCGTTTCTGCTGATCACGATGCATCTGCAGTCGTGGCCGTTCGGCGACATAGCGTGCAAATTCTACATGGCCTCGACCAGCATCAACCAATTCACCAGCAGCATATTTCTGATGATAATGAGCGCCGATCGATACGTGGCCGTGTGCCATCCTATTACGGCTCCGAAAATTCGCACGCCTTTCATATCGAAAGTGGTGTCGGTATCGGCGTGGTCGGTCAGCGCCCTGCTCATGGTGCCGGTGCTCATCTACTCCAACACGATGAACGACGAGAACAACGTACGCAGCTGCAACATACTGTGGCCGGACGAAGAGAATCTGAGCGGACACGCCGCCTTCACGCTGTACTCGTTCATTTTAGGCTTCGCCATTCCGCTGCTGTTGATATTCGTCTTCTATTTGCTGGTGATTAAGAAACTGCGCACCGTCGGCCCGAAAAACAAATCCAAAGAGAAGAAAAGATCGCACCGCAAAGTCACGAAACTGGTGCTGACCGTGATAACGGTGTACGTCTGCTGCTGGCTGCCGTACTGGGTCACTCAAGTGGCGCTGATATTTACGCCGGCCAAGCAGTGCCAGTCCAAGACGACGGTCAGCATTTTCCTGATAACCGGCTGCCTCAGCTACTCCAACTCGGCCATGAATCCCATACTGTACGCCTTCCTCAGCGACAACTTCAAGAAAAGCTTCCTGAAAGCGTGCACTTGCGCCGCCGGCAAAGACGTCAACGCCACCCTGCACATGGAGAACAGCGTGTTCCCGCGCAAGCATCGCAACAACGGCTCCGAACGAATGAAAACCGCCAGAGGCACGACGGCCATCATTTGccacggcggcggcggcggcggcggcggctgcTGCTTAGACGACGAAGAACTCGGCGAAACCGGACCTTTGGTCAGCCGCGCCGAACATTCGACCGCGCTCACCTCCAGATCCAACGTTACCGTCACCAGCGACGCCAAGGATAGCTCGTCCTCGGTAGCCAAAGAAACCGAAATTAGAAACGGAGGAATGCGAATGAACGTGCCGCCGACTCAATTATAA